Proteins from a genomic interval of Debaryomyces hansenii CBS767 chromosome E complete sequence:
- a CDS encoding DEHA2E02618p (no similarity), with protein MPNQYVYNSYQQSYSPSIPNGSLNVVGTSPTFTNMNYNVPNSAESSASSTTSSMGSSVTSNSSNYSFHTPRLRYYLSKSFDIEDDMEFCPDIPEIAGNSPPAKRFNPYTASVFSPVIQPESNHEPMSPMNSGAQSPRVHTPRIKKPLEIVNPQTKMRVSSPAIHNK; from the coding sequence ATGCCCAATCAATATGTTTATAACAGTTACCAACAACTGTATTCACCTTCCATCCCCAACGGAAGTCTCAATGTAGTTGGAACCAGTCCAACATTTACAAATATGAATTATAATGTACCAAATTCAGCTGAATCGTCTGCAAGCTCTACGACTAGCTCGATGGGTTCATCAGTGACTAGTAACTCATCCAACTATTCGTTCCATACACCAAGATTAAGATACTACTTGTCTAAGTCATTTGACATCGAGGATGATATGGAATTTTGTCCTGACATTCCCGAGATAGCAGGTAATAGTCCCCCAGCCAAGAGATTTAATCCCTACACCGCATCTGTATTTTCTCCTGTCATTCAGCCTGAGAGCAACCATGAACCCATGTCTCCCATGAATAGTGGTGCGCAGTCTCCTAGAGTCCACACACCAAGAATCAAGAAGCCGTTGGAAATTGTCAACCCCCAAACGAAGATGCGTGTAAGTTCTCCGGCCATTCACAATAAGTAA